One genomic segment of Belonocnema kinseyi isolate 2016_QV_RU_SX_M_011 chromosome 2, B_treatae_v1, whole genome shotgun sequence includes these proteins:
- the LOC117182941 gene encoding odorant receptor Or2-like, with amino-acid sequence MMQQISAQMEIIMYRLLELPKLSKINHSEIDVYRRESEMVKDCITHHIYMFTIEEKLNNLFGFMVFVQFFGTTLNLCAVVYQLSKKSLNNVKFWSETGILICYILQIFMYCWSGDEMMTKSLGIVDAVYIMDWTLLTEETKKNLILMMVRASRPIQLNGATMITMSIATFLKILKASYSAFNLLRSL; translated from the exons ATGATGCAGCAGATTTCTGCCCAAATGGAAATTATCATGTATCGTCTGCTGGAacttccaaaattatcaaaaatcaatCATTCCGAAATTGATGTTTATCGACGAGAATCAGAAATGGTTAAAGATTGCATTACGCATCATATTTATATGTTTAC AATTGAAGAAAAACTGAACAATCTTTTTGGCTTCATGGTCTTTGTACAATTTTTTGGCACTACGTTAAATTTGTGTGCAGTTGTTTACCAGTTatcaaaaaagagtttaaataatgtaaaattctgGTCAGAAACAggcattttaatttgttatattctTCAAATCTTTATGTATTGTTGGTCCGGAGATGAAATGATgacaaag AGTTTAGGTATTGTAGATGCCGTGTACATAATGGATTGGACACTCCTGACtgaagaaacaaagaaaaatttaattctgatgaTGGTAAGAGCCAGTAGGCCCATACAGCTAAATGGTGCAACAATGATCACAATGTCGATTGCCACTTTTTTGAAG ATATTAAAAGCATCGTACTCTGCTTTCAATTTGTTACGTTCTTTATGA